The proteins below are encoded in one region of Syntrophotalea carbinolica DSM 2380:
- the pbpC gene encoding penicillin-binding protein 1C, with protein sequence MNKTLRAAVILLLVTTAAILAIPRPNLLSYQSSSRAFFDRQGKLLRLTLADDDRYRLQVPLQEIAPALREATLLYEDHDFYRHPGVDPLALLRAFWTSYVVRERPVGASTITMQVARLRWHLQTRNLSGKLVQILRALQLSRHYSKDEIFEAYLNLAPYGRNIEGIEAASLIYFNKTAKDLSLPEALSLCVVPQNPVRRNPTTEQGFQALKVARDPLFRRWLAKHPNAATQQSFFDMPLQIRPPEQLPFRAPHLTTELERHLPLMQGGHIDTTIDGDVQRMAEQHLARYVARRKDVGINNGAVAILNYQTMELTALVGSADFFDAAIQGQVNGCSAQRSPGSTLKPFVYALAMDQGLIHPMSMLKDAPHRYGGFAPENYDQAFLGPMLARDALIASRNVPAAALQAKVHPPGLYELLQNAGVQNLKPASYYGLALALGGVELTMLDLLKLYAMLPNGGRLQPLRMLNTASKSENPSSPLSSEACFLILDILSDNPPALRAPLPGQHSTGMEVAWKTGTSHAFRDAWAVGISGPYVVAVWIGNFDGSGNRAFVGRQAAGPLLFEIFQSLSGAQPWQATGNLKPGLLNVKQVDMCADTGDLPGRYCPRTTPSWFIPGVSPIKVSAIHRAVPVDSQTGLRACRQQPGRTEMRIFEFWPSDLQRIFREAGIALKTPPPFEADCDLDTQSLSGAAPKIQSPVAGLAYRLQSETLNTAKIPFSAVADADVRQLFWFVDDTFVGTSKAGENFFWSPVSGNFVVRVVDDHGRADHRNLRVGMVRDQEK encoded by the coding sequence ATGAATAAAACATTGCGCGCAGCCGTGATTCTGCTGCTGGTGACCACGGCTGCGATTCTAGCCATTCCCCGACCAAACCTGCTGAGCTACCAGAGCAGTTCGCGGGCCTTCTTCGATCGTCAGGGAAAGCTGTTGCGCCTGACCCTGGCCGACGATGACCGCTACCGTTTGCAGGTGCCGCTGCAGGAAATCGCCCCGGCCCTGCGCGAAGCCACCCTGCTCTACGAAGACCATGATTTCTACCGGCATCCCGGTGTCGATCCGTTGGCCCTGCTGCGCGCCTTCTGGACCAGTTACGTCGTGCGCGAGCGCCCGGTGGGCGCCTCAACCATCACCATGCAGGTTGCCCGCCTGCGCTGGCATCTGCAAACCCGCAACCTGAGCGGCAAGCTGGTGCAGATCCTGCGCGCGCTGCAGTTATCCCGGCATTACAGCAAAGACGAGATTTTCGAGGCGTATCTGAATCTCGCCCCCTATGGCCGCAACATCGAGGGCATCGAAGCGGCCAGCCTGATCTATTTCAATAAGACGGCCAAGGATTTAAGCCTGCCCGAGGCGCTGAGCCTGTGCGTGGTCCCGCAGAATCCGGTCAGGCGGAACCCCACCACCGAGCAGGGCTTTCAAGCACTGAAAGTCGCCCGGGATCCGTTGTTTCGACGCTGGTTGGCGAAACACCCCAACGCAGCGACGCAGCAGTCTTTTTTCGACATGCCCCTGCAGATACGCCCGCCTGAACAGCTGCCGTTTCGCGCCCCGCACCTGACCACCGAGCTGGAGCGGCACCTGCCACTCATGCAAGGCGGCCACATCGACACCACCATCGATGGCGATGTGCAGCGCATGGCCGAGCAACATCTGGCCCGTTATGTGGCGCGACGCAAGGATGTCGGCATCAACAACGGCGCTGTGGCTATCCTTAATTACCAGACCATGGAGCTGACAGCGCTGGTCGGTTCCGCTGATTTCTTCGATGCCGCGATCCAGGGCCAGGTCAACGGTTGCAGCGCGCAGCGCTCCCCCGGTTCGACCCTCAAACCTTTCGTTTATGCTCTGGCTATGGATCAGGGGCTGATCCACCCGATGAGCATGCTCAAGGATGCGCCGCACCGCTACGGCGGTTTCGCCCCGGAAAACTACGATCAGGCCTTCCTCGGTCCGATGCTGGCAAGAGACGCCCTCATCGCCAGCCGCAACGTGCCGGCCGCCGCCCTGCAGGCCAAGGTGCATCCGCCAGGGCTCTACGAACTGCTGCAAAACGCGGGAGTGCAAAATCTAAAACCGGCGAGCTACTACGGCCTGGCTCTGGCGCTGGGCGGCGTGGAGCTGACCATGCTTGACCTGCTCAAGCTCTACGCCATGCTGCCCAACGGCGGCAGGCTGCAGCCACTGCGCATGCTGAACACCGCCTCCAAATCGGAAAATCCGTCATCGCCTTTGAGTTCGGAGGCCTGTTTCCTGATCCTCGACATCCTGAGCGACAACCCGCCAGCGCTGCGCGCCCCCCTGCCCGGCCAACATTCCACCGGCATGGAGGTCGCCTGGAAAACCGGAACCTCCCATGCCTTTCGCGATGCCTGGGCAGTGGGCATCTCCGGGCCCTATGTGGTAGCGGTGTGGATCGGCAATTTCGACGGCTCCGGAAACCGCGCCTTCGTCGGCCGCCAGGCCGCCGGTCCCTTGCTGTTCGAGATTTTCCAGAGTCTGAGCGGCGCACAGCCGTGGCAGGCCACCGGCAATCTCAAGCCCGGTCTGCTTAATGTAAAACAGGTGGATATGTGTGCCGACACCGGCGACCTGCCCGGCCGCTACTGCCCCCGCACAACCCCCTCCTGGTTCATTCCCGGCGTCTCACCGATCAAAGTCTCGGCCATTCACCGCGCCGTGCCGGTGGACAGCCAGACCGGTCTGCGCGCCTGCCGGCAGCAGCCGGGCCGCACCGAAATGCGTATCTTTGAGTTCTGGCCCTCCGACCTGCAACGGATCTTTCGTGAGGCCGGTATCGCCCTTAAAACCCCGCCACCATTTGAAGCGGACTGCGATCTCGACACGCAAAGCCTGTCCGGAGCCGCACCGAAGATCCAGTCACCGGTGGCCGGTCTCGCCTACCGCCTGCAAAGCGAAACTCTTAACACGGCAAAGATCCCATTCAGCGCCGTCGCCGACGCCGATGTGCGGCAACTGTTCTGGTTTGTCGATGACACTTTTGTCGGCACATCCAAAGCCGGGGAAAACTTTTTCTGGTCACCGGTCAGTGGAAATTTTGTGGTGCGGGTGGTGGATGATCACGGCCGCGCAGATCACAGGAACCTGCGGGTGGGGATGGTGCGGGATCAAGAGAAGTAA
- a CDS encoding integron integrase translates to MKNKSKFRPNPELKLMDQVREVLRYHHYAYRTEQTYCDWIVRYIRFFGAKYHPCDMGKKEIEAFLSHLATDCKVSANTQRQALNAIVFLYRQVLDQPVDELIEHIKARKNRRPQVVLSQSEVQQVLARMTGTHLLMAQLLYGGGLRWMECIRLRVQDLDFERDLIYVRDGKGGKDRTTTFPASIKNGLQTHVDRIGQLHEQDLAKGYGSVYLPNALDIKYPNAEKEFAWQYVFPSKRLSTDPRSGKIRRHHVLESGLQKAVKVAVNRAGIHKRVGCHTFRHSFATHLLENGVNIRVVQELMGHADVKTTEIYTHVMAKNIDAVTSPLDVL, encoded by the coding sequence ATGAAAAACAAGTCAAAATTCAGACCAAATCCTGAGCTAAAACTCATGGATCAAGTTCGCGAGGTCTTGCGTTACCATCATTATGCCTACCGAACCGAGCAAACCTATTGCGACTGGATTGTGCGCTATATCCGGTTCTTTGGGGCGAAATACCACCCCTGCGATATGGGCAAAAAAGAGATCGAGGCTTTTTTGAGCCACCTGGCAACGGATTGCAAAGTCTCGGCAAACACTCAACGTCAAGCACTGAACGCTATCGTGTTTTTATACAGACAAGTTCTTGACCAACCGGTGGATGAGCTCATCGAGCATATAAAAGCCAGAAAAAACCGACGTCCACAGGTTGTGCTAAGCCAAAGCGAAGTTCAACAGGTGCTGGCCCGGATGACAGGGACGCATCTGTTAATGGCTCAGCTTCTGTACGGTGGCGGTCTGCGATGGATGGAATGTATCCGATTACGCGTGCAGGATCTTGATTTCGAAAGGGATTTGATCTACGTGAGGGATGGTAAAGGCGGGAAAGATCGAACCACGACCTTTCCAGCTTCGATAAAGAATGGCTTACAGACGCATGTCGACAGAATTGGGCAACTCCACGAACAGGATCTGGCCAAAGGATACGGAAGCGTCTATCTGCCCAATGCACTTGACATAAAATACCCAAATGCGGAAAAAGAATTCGCCTGGCAGTATGTTTTCCCAAGCAAACGCCTGAGCACAGATCCACGTTCCGGCAAGATTCGCCGCCATCATGTCCTTGAGTCCGGCTTGCAAAAGGCGGTAAAGGTTGCGGTAAACCGTGCCGGAATCCATAAAAGAGTCGGCTGTCATACCTTTCGCCATTCGTTCGCGACCCACTTGCTGGAAAACGGTGTGAATATCCGCGTGGTGCAGGAACTGATGGGGCATGCCGACGTCAAAACCACCGAGATTTACACCCATGTCATGGCCAAAAATATTGATGCTGTGACCAGCCCGCTCGATGTGCTATAG